Part of the Haliotis asinina isolate JCU_RB_2024 chromosome 8, JCU_Hal_asi_v2, whole genome shotgun sequence genome is shown below.
gctagatttacaccatctcttcaCCCATTGGTGATAGAAGACAAATCTAGCCAGAAACTAAAAGCACACATTTTccacaaatttaaaaaaagtgGCAAGTTTAGATTTAGTTTAAATGCATGGGGACTTGCATAGCCTTGCAGGAGGACCAAAATTTCACAGAACTTCAACCACCTTTGAGGGCGAACTTACCATAATATTCACTTAACAGTAATCGGGGTTAGACTAGTGGCTACCTTTGGAATGAGCGAAGGAATATGGTTTTGAgatgctttaagcaatatttcagcaatatcacagtggggacattCAAACATTCTAGCCATGTGAAGTGGCTAACATCAAGACCATGTTATGAACAGGGATTGGGAGGgtcatgggccattttgcacattagaatgaaaaattgcccattaaaatttggaagtttactattgatacaggGAGAGTGGCCCAttcaaaattcaggaaatggctaataatcctaaAAATAGCCCATCGtcagttctctttcccaatccctgtatGGGGATTAAGGTCTTTTTCATGTCATTTCTGTAGATCAGTCCATAAGTGGTGTCTGCGTACTACGACTGAAAGATTATAGCTTAGATCCACATCAACCCCTTGCAGCAACTACTGGTGACTGCACTAACATAAATATAACCCATGTAAGGATGTTACCAAGACATTTGATCATATGTATTCTCCATGTGGATGCTCACCTTGGCATACTCTATCTTGAGAGTGCAGCAGCCAGAGTAGATGTCAGCTCCATTCAAAGACTGTTTCCCACGCTTAGCAGACTCAACACTGTCAAATCTTGGAAGGTTAAGGATAACAAACTATATGGTTAAACAGTGGTGTGTCATACATCCAGTTTGGCTTGGGTACGTTAAAATGGGGTAAACAGGTCAAGAGCATTTCCCCAGACGAAAATCCATAACTACTTGAGCTTTCATGCAGATGAACAGTAACATATTGTAGATAAGTGCATCCTTACACATAATCATAGCAAATGAATAGAAATCTTTACAAGAAATCATATCATTCTTTCTGTAAAAAATCTTACAAAATTGTATACTGTATCTTTGTATCACTTTACAAAACCCTCACATTTCATGTAAAGAGTCACATTAGTAATAGGTGGTCCTACTGGCCCCTACTTTTGTAGGTCAAGGTAAAAGCTGGCATTGGAAGAAACAGATTGGGTTGAACATGCACAGATGTGCATTAAACCTGACAGATCTTTTGTAAGCACAGGCAAACATAAAGTCACAACTGGGACTTCTATAACATGCTTTTCTTAAAAAGTTAAATTCAGGTTATTTTCTATTACATTTTAACTATGCATTAACGTAAATTTAAGCATCTAACAAGCAAACCTACCTGAATAAAGCATTACATTAGTAGTACTTAGTAGTAGTAACAACAACTTTCAAAGTGGGAATTTGTACTGAGCTTAGCTTCAAGGGTCGTGTCCAATCTGGACCTCTCAGAAGGTTAAAGTAATCCCCAGTACACAAGACAAATGGTAAACATGACAGAAATTCAAATAGGTGGATTAGACTCTTGTACTACTGTTCAACTACAAACCTCAACTGCTGAGATGGGACAAAGGATACTCAACCATAGCTTGAACTCCATTCTTCTTGAAGATGACAATTCTGAGAACCTGTCCATACGGACTGCAGATTGTGTGCATCACATCCTGAAACAGGCAGGAATTACCCATCAATACATTATCACACTTACCTACATGACCACTGTCACCACAAGACTGACCAACTGTCATCTTTGACCATGGTGACAAGGAGAGGAGGGAGGGACGTGAATGATGTATTACAAAGCCATAGATCTTGGCAGGATGCAATGAATATGCACTTGCCAGTATGTACTTTTTCAAAGTGATGTAGAGGGTTAACATACCACGGTGATGGGGTACTGAGGGTTCAGGATGGTGAACAGCAGCACATGATTGGCAGGTCTGGTATCCTCAGGGTCTCTGCAACAGGCAATGCAATCTCAGATAGGGAATATGAGTGAACACACTGGCTAGAAGAGAGTGACATCCATAAAGGTAGATCACATAACTAGTTTAACACACTACTATACACTGTTCACACAGTTAGTTCCATAAAGAGCACCATGCCAATTTTTAAAGGATTGAAGCATTTAATATTGCTCAATTTTAACCATCTAcatataaaatcaaaacaatgtCATCAGTTTGTGAAAATTGTTTTGCATAGGGAGACTCACTGCAATGAATCAAGAGAAATGTGTGAACATAGCACTGCATGATGGACAATGCCTGGGGTCTGGACACAGCATTAACAACATGGGGATAGGTCTTTGGGCACTGCTGTTATAACCTTTGAATGCTGAATCATGAAAGGAAACAAttttacaaatgtaaatattgaaGCTATGTTTCATGCACAACATACATACCCAGGCCTCTGGATCTTTTGACTTGTGGAGAAGTTGAAGAATGCAGGCTGAGCTGCCACGTAAATAGCACTAGTCTGGAATGAGAAATGTACATGGTATCACAAATATGTATCATGTTATAATGGTTGatctatttttcattttcacaataaTGCTTTACAGAAAAATGTCTTGTCTATTAACTTGGAAATGGAAAAATAACTGAAGCAGTTTCACCTATAGTTGAAGCAAATCTTACCTGAGCATAATCTACACAGTTCCGTGCACCAGTGAGTTTCTGTAACAGCAAACATATCGGGAGATTCATCCTTCATGTCTACTGAAGGACTGAGCATGGCATTATAAAGCAAGTAATGTGATaagtgttagcatctacactgaagTAGATCATTCACTGAAATGTGGTATATCCATACAATCATCTCCCTTGTTCATCATAACAATATACTAAAGCCATTCATAGAAACTAGTGAAATGTACAGTTAATGGTGTTGGCTCTAATCATAACATAAAAAGTAAGATAATTTAAATTACTGACATCGAAACTACACAAAATTGAGGAACTCCATTCCAAAGCAGTTCCTGAATGAGCGTACAGCAAAGACAGAAAATTCATTTCTAAGCAAACTGCAGTCTGTTTGGTTCAAAAGCGTATCGGTGAATGCAATCTAACCTGAAAACTAATAAAATTaatatactcaatgaaacgtGTTTCATTGATTCTTTTATGTCCATTAGTTTTtaagttagattgcaattcattgatacacttttgagccaaacggactatagagTGTAGATAATTCCTTTTGAGTggtatttagaagttgtatGTCGACAGAACTCTCCTTGTTTGGAGATTAGATGTCAAAACGTTATCACTGCCATTACCTCAAACTCAATGAGTGCTTGTCGCTTCCTGGGCATCATGATCACATCTCTGGaattaatatgaaaacaaaaataactttcAAAGTCTAAGTCTCGACTTCAATCATTCTCTTTCATGTGGTAAATAGTATATCCATTATACAGATATCTTCCTGTGGCACAAAAAATAATGCATCTTTATTCAGGTTCCTGAGAAAAGCGATCTACTTCATATTTGGTGTGTGAGATTTGACATTATTTCAGACATTATTTCACATAAGATATCAAGAGTACCATTGCTTTTACACACATAGGCTTGTGATAGTGAACATTCCTTCTAATATGATGCAGTCTCTACCTGACAGTTCCAAAGTGCTGGACGGCTTCTACCAGATCTGCTTCTATGGCGGACTCTGACAGGCCTCGTACATGCACCACACATGATGGAGCAGGTTTATGGGGATCATCAAATTTTTCCTGCAACACAAAATAAATGATCGATTagaaaaaataaacacatttctttGGTTGACCAAACTAAACATACTTTAAAGGAAGAAATTAACTATGCTAAATAGGAAAGTATAAACATGACACTGACACTAAATAAAGAAACAAAGACGTCAAGGAGAGCTTGAAAACGCAGACTTAGTGACTTCTTGATAATGTTACAGTGACCAGGGAGTGGACATGAAAATGGGATGCAATGCAGACCAATTCCTTATGCGTCTTTGTTTTAATGCAATGTATGGACAGCTAATGCAAAGGCTAGTTGACCCTAGAGATAAGATCTAAAAGGCGAGTTTCGGGGAATAAGAGATAAAACATCTTTTTTGTGCAAATTTATCAATAAAATAAGTATTACTGGCCTTTGGCTTCAGTTCCTCTTTATCATCCATTTTATGTGGTCTAATTTTAATTCCCGTCCATCTAAATATGAAATTTATAGCAAACGTTTAATCAGAAACAGTGCAGAAATAAATCATTCAGCAGTTGGAATAGACAGAGCATCAGATTATGGAGTAAACAATGAGGTCCTACAACAGCCAACATGGCCGGAAACCATGTCGCTCGTGGAGGATCATGGGAACCACTTTCATATGCAGTCCACACATTTTACTGAATGAAACCCATTTTATACCATTTTATATACTATTTAACATGTCCATACACCAAACATATAGCTTTAAATGTCATCATTGTTTGGACACCATTTGAAAGACAATTACAGGAGGTAGAAACATCATCCAAATAGCAAAAGTAAAGAAAACGGATGCGCACACGCACCTTACAACGCCTGGATATGACCTACTTTTACACTTTCAACAACACAACCTCTACTATACAAAATTGAACGCAGAAAAATAAAGGTAAGAACGTCCTGCGTAAAAGAAAATTATGCAGTTACCATTGAACCAGGCATTCCGAGCATTCCATCGTCTGTTCTCTGTCTCTTAGAAAGGTGACCGTCATAcgacattttggaaaatgtataGTGTAGATGGCGTTCTCGGAGAAAGGGGACGTAATCAAGATAATTCATAAAATTATACCACTAGAAAATGTTATCGTGACCTCATCGGTGATCTCTAAATTTGGAAATATCGCAAAGCTGTTGGACATAAATTTACATGACCAATTCCTTTGTACATTCCACATTTTCTTACCAAGAATGACAAAGCCTAATGGATGAATTGTTTGATAACCATTCTCTAAGTTGATAAGTAAATGGCAAGCATACAGCTCTGTGCCAGCTTTTTAACTTGATAATGGCGTACTTACAAACATCGgtctatgcaataaacaagaaattgTATGCTTCGTTTTTTAATAAACGAATTAATATATTAGTTCTTGCTATCAAAAATATCCTATTCGAGTAAGGGTGTTGAGTTCATATGAATCATGTAGAAAACAATAAAATTTGCAAGGTCAGTAAAATGAAGATGAACACTGGATACCTAGTTTCGAAAAACTTACCCACAATTCTGATAAGTAAATAACCCCAAATAACACCGACAAACAAAAAGTAACACAAACCAACGGTGATttagtaaaacaacaaacctttGAATGTTGAATCGTAAAGGaaatacatttacaaatgtaaatatagACGCTATGTTTCTTGcacaacatacatacaaaactctacattttttatttttaaaaattattttccAAACAGACACTAGAACCATGAGGCTCCAAGTATTACCGTGAAAGAAATTCTTATGAATAGTTTAtaatcaaagggaggtaactgcttGTCGCAGTGAGAGGCATCTACTGCACAGGAGGCGAGAGTTGAGTCGGGCATGTGATAGTTATTCAGCATCCGCTATGTCGCGCATAACACAGGACAGATATGGACAGACGAGGGATGGCAGCGAGGTGACCAGGTGTGTGATAACTGTCCGTCAGGTCAGCAGCAGATTAAAACATGTACGTCACGTGACTTGCTACGCGTCATGCATTAGTAGTAAGTCCAAGAAGGGACTATTTACagattgtagattatccctggttcaAGAGGTGCCGCTTCTAATGTTTCTCGTCAGCCTCAGTGTAGACGCTTGGGTCAGTTGCATGCGTGACGCCAGTGTCACGCTACACGAACTCGACTGTCAAGCGAAAGAAATTGTACGCATAGTTAGACACTCTTTCCTCGGCTGATTACCGAATATTCCCAGACTAGACGTTGCGAGGAAAGTCCCATATTGTTAAGTACACATTATTTGTTGTTCTAAGTGCAATGTCGCTCCTGCATGATATTCATCACTATCGAAAATAAGTTTCCTAGCTGTTTGATGCAGTTTTAGAGATCATCAAACTTTCTTCTGACCGACAGAGTATGTTAACGTTTGCTTTGATATGGTTCTATTGTCAGCAGATTTTGAGCTGTATGAGAACGACATGACGATGAATACGGTCTGCACTTGAAAGGCCATTGACTGAAGCTGTGTTACGATCGAGTTTCCCTGTACACAGTGACATACAAGCAAATGTTACCGGATCGCAGGGCTCCAGATAGGATATGTATGTGCGCTAAAATACGCATGGATAGTTCAAGCATACGCATAAAATTCCAATCGATGAGAGAAGGATAcgaatattttgttttcagagaaCGAGTCAGATTTTGTTTACACGCGTGAAACCAGTCAATCAGTCAAAATATTGTTCCAGTCCTGCATAACTAATCTTAAAGACCTTGAATAGTGTTGATTGTttatattgaagtgaaaattaTCGAGTAATAAAACTATGCAATCTGTGACATGCTCCTCCTTTAATTTCCTTTTGATATTTTACTAGCTCAACTTTAATTTTGAGGAGTGAAATACCGAGTCAAAATTATTATCTGACGCCCTTGGTGGGACCATTGTCGTAATCCATGCGAGCGTTCTGTAGGTCTGAATTATGTAGTGATTGTGACCACAAAAATCAACAATCCaaacaatattgtttgtgagtgtaTGGAACATCATCCCATCAAATGGTTTGTGTAATAACGGTTAGACCACTGAGGGTATGGTTTGTAAAATGTAACTTCACAACTCATCCCAAACTGGCGTTGTGGTTGACGTTTATTGCTACTGTAAACACTGCCCGGTTTCAGGTTTACGTTGACCAACAAAAACAACGTCGTTGTTCGCATCATCAACTACGGCGGCACCATCACCGAGATCTGGGTCCCAGACAAGGAGGGGAAGGTCGCTGACATCTGCCCGGGATTTGATGACATTGAAGGTacctgtgcgtgcgtgcgtgcgtgcgtgcgtgcgtgcgtgcatgcgtggtTTCTTGATCCACTAAGCTAACTACAGCTGTAGTCAAATTTTATAGGGTGGAATGGAAGCTGAGGGTTTCACTGTCTGAATGTACAACGAGGACAAGCAGTGAATGGGGTTCGCATTTATATAAGTGTGACACCAAGTACTGATCAGGACACAGGTAAATGTCAGACTTGTTTCTGATGTGAGCTCTCTGCCCAAGGTTACCAAGCCAACCCTATCTACATGGGCGCCCTGATCGGCCGCGTGGCTGACCGCATTGCCGGCGCCAGCTTCGACCTGGACGGGACAACCTACAACCTCAACGCCAATGATCTCCAGGAGGCACCCAACTTCCTACACGGTGGCACCAAGGGCTTTGACAAGGTATGGCCTGTAATACACGATGTAGGATACCCTTATGCGATGAGTTTATGAATCATTGTTAAATTGTAAACATTATCGgaacaagtctttgaagggcatttaggagtgaaatacataagaatgaagatttttatggatatcaacgtctttatatgagaacacaacgtttccgagttaatgcttactccttcatcaggtgattgagaatggggtacagagctgtatttatatgtacaggtaaacaataacaaagtaacaagtggaacgaataaacgaaagctggaagccagtataaacaagcgctgataggaagccgacagttatgacaacaatgatggaagccaatggtaatacattacagatgataggatatgtttacataacacagataggggataaggatatttgtacatgattggggataaggatggaagccaatggtgatacattacgcatgattggatgatgtttacataacacatgcttggggattaaggatgatgtacatgattggggataaggatggaagccagtggtgatacattacgcatgattggatgatgtttacgtaacacatgattggggattaaggatgatgtacatgattggggataaggatggaagccagtggtgatacattacgcatgactggatgatgtttacgtaacacatgattggggattaaggatgatgtacatgatttacatgagggttgatgagcatgtttacatgagggttgatgatgtacaaacacaagtagataaggatgtacacgggtagattggctatacatgaattaaataggtagaatgtacacagatagacgAGTTTAATTTATCAAAAAGTCTGGGACTTCATGTACATCATTCTTAATCCCCAagcatgtgttatgtaaacatcatccaatcatgcgtaatgtatcaccattggcttccatccttccccaatcatgtacaaataaccttatcctctatctgtgttatgtaaacatatcctatcatctgtaatgtattaccattggcttccatcattgttatcataactgtcggcttcctatcagcgcttgtttatactggcttccaactttcgttaattcattccacttgttactttgttattgttttacctgtacatataaatatagctctgtaccccattctcaatcacctgatgaaggagtaagcattaagtccgaaacgttgtgttctcatataaagaagttgatatccataaaaatcttcattcttattatCGGAACAGTGCACGTGGTCGTATGTCTGCAGGGTGCTGCCTTGAGTTACAAGACCAGGGTTCCTGAGAACTCCCGAATACTGATTTCAAGGGTGAACGTGACACTGTTATTATAGCTCTGTTCCTGTGTTCAACAGATGATGTGGGAGGCCTCCATAGACGGGAGTAAGTTAGTGTTGAAGTATGTCAGCCCTGATGGAGAAGAGAACTTTCCAGGGGAGGTAACCGCGGTGGTGACGTATGAGTTAGATGATGACAATGGCTTGACCCTGGAGTACACAGCAACAACCACCAAGACCACGCCCATCAACCTCACCAACCATGTTTATTTCAACTTGGCCGGACACGTGAGTGATGTCATTTGTACTCTAAAGGTGTAACACGGGACTTCAACAGAGACTGGGGCGGACTTCAGACTTTAGTTGGATGTGGACGTACTTGTTCGTTCTTGGTGGACGCTTTTGTCCGACATCAGCTTTTGTACCCTTGACTAGACACCCTGGTACAGCTACTCTTCATGTACAATGTTGGTGATTGTTTCAGGGCGCAGGCGCAGCCGAGTTGGAGAACCACGTCGGGAGAGTGAAAGCTGATACATATGTCCCTCTGAACGACTTCTATATACCAACAGGTGCATACACATAAACTATATTGCAGTAACGTTGTTATGAAGTTTATGATATACAGGTAACCTGATAATCCGACTGGCACTGCGGTACATTAGTGGGTTTCAACATATATATCTGGAAATCTGGGTCTTGTTTTACAAAGGACTCCATGTCCGGGATTTAACAAGTTCCAGATTTGTGGGGTTCAAGTGTGTAAGACGCCTGGACGGTAGAGCAGCTTTCACTGTCAAACGGAAGTCGACTTCGAACAAGAAAAATATCCAATTTACGGAATCCGGCTGTGACATTCAAGGAATGTCGCTAAAACAAATGTCACTGAGtgcggttttacgccgcttttggcaatattccagcaatataacggtgggcttcacacactgtacccatgtggggaatcgaacccgggccctcggcgtgacgagcgaacgctttaataaCTACTAGCATACCCTACCGCCCATTAAACAGATttgaaaaccatactcactcgcgcAGTACGTGATGTACGAGGCCCATACTAGCGGGGCTCCACTATATGTGACCTTTTATACAACTGCAGGGGAAATTCTAAAAGTGACTGGTCAGCCACACGACATGAGGACACCAACACGTATAGGCGACCGGCTGCACGATCCCAAGCTGGGCAGAGGTTTCACCTGTAATTACAACCTGCAAGTGACAGGCAACAAAGAGTTTGCCGCCAGGTAAGTTGATGACCACGTCATATTCACAGGAGAAAACTAAATGTGGTCACTCCAAAACACGTTCTTTCAACATGTTGGATGTGCCAAACACCAGTATACATATGTGGGACTTTCCTTGACGTCCAGGTTATAAAGCTAGAATACTGATGACAGAGGTCCcgaacaatactcactcactccaagttGATTTTCTACATAGATTCGAACATCAAGGATCAGGCCGGTACTTCGAGTGTTGGACCACCGAACCCGCCCTTATGTTTTACACTGGATACTGGCTCAACAACCGCGGGAAGGGAGGGGCGATGTATGGGAGGTACTCGGCGTTCTGTCTCGAGGCCCAGCACTACCCCGACAGCGTCCACAACGTGAGTCTACACCATACACATTCCTGATTATGATGTTCACATATTTACTCGATGACATAATTATTTGTGAGATTTCTTGCACAATAAAACGTGCAGCACACACTCCTAGAGGAAGACAAATTCACAATATACGGGTAAAGGAAACGCACACAATTACCCACAAGTACACGTGCACCTTACCACTCAGTGCTCATGTTGCAGAGGAAGTGATGACATGAACGGATATGACTTAATATCAAGACATTGTCACATGGGAAACACGTCATAcatcgattatttactgacgcCGCCATGCAGCTTCAGTGTTTCGTGTATGACATCGTCTCAACTAACACCACATCGGGACAAGAGATACTTGAATCACGTCCCATAGAAATCTGCCCCTTTCTTTTCGTTTATGTAACTTGGTTATCGTTTAATATTGCATTATGAAACACACTGTAAGTAACATGACttgaagtcgcggtggctgagtgggcaaggcgactgactttgtgtgctggcgattaattgcctgactctgagggtgcgggttctaATCCCGGAGGAGACTCGACCAAAAAAGTaaaagaatttgtactttactaagaaagtgtaaatcccaaatatgacatatgttacatttgaccactttctaaatggcattgtgtaatcacactGTATTTGATGGCTTGGTATTTCGGAAAACGTGATCAAGATAATCTAATGTCTTTACTTTTTAAAAACCTATCAGGTGTGTGTTTTTCCCGGGGTGTAGCCAGTGCATGGTGCTTGCAATGGAGTTTCTCAGAAACTGCTGACGGTACATTACTGAAAATTGGAACTCCTTTCTAAACAGAAAACCTGTCAAATAAATAAACCTAATCCCGTAATTTGTACTCGGGAGTTATTTGCCCTTTCTCCATCAACGATGTGATAGCAGGAGATACTTAGGTGTGTTAGGTGTGACGCTGTGTTTCTCATCTGTTTAGCCCAAGTTCCCCAACACCATCCTACGCCCTGGAGAGACCTACCGTCAGAGCACCACCTATCGGTTTGGAGTCCTGTGACCGCCCGGGTGCAACAGTTTCCATGGCTGAGGATAAACGACACTTTCATTGGCAGATGATTGGAGAAAAATATCTGTATCGATATTATGTGAGAAAGTGGCGCTCAATTCTCATAACATTTTAGACATTTCTTTATAAACCATAACGATGTATACATTCCTTTCTTATTGTGTCATAGTACACTGAGTatatttatatgatattattaCAAGCAGTCGTTACggcaataaatatattttggtgTAGGATCGCTGTAGTTgagtagacccgtgaaggtccctgggtagaacaggccttcagcaacccatgcttgccataaaaggcgactatgcttgtcttaagagacgactaacagtatcgggtggtcaggctcgctgactaggttgacacatgtcatcggttcccaattgcgcagatatatttttcgatgctcatgttgttgatcactggattgtctggtccagactcggttatttacagaccgccaccatataggtggaatattgccgagtgcgacgtaaaactcactcactgtagttgAGTAAATGATAGGAAGAAAGACTTGGTCCTGAAGGACTCCGGATAGAATACGacggttggctgaaaagttctaagcctcactgtgaaaaaagttACAGAGTccacatagtccccttccaagttcacacacttttgccagagatgctgcaaggcccgaatcccggtcctTCCAGccgaaggaacagacttggctttcttcagagctggtgaatcaggatgcttccactgttttgactgtagttttgtttctggttgaaagtgatgtatccaggtctcatccatggttacaaatcgtgccacaaaatcatcgggatctgcttcaaaacgacgcaaattgtcaagggacgcctggaacctgacacgtttctgttctgctgtcaagagctttggcacccatcttgcagaaactttcgtcattcctaattcgttggtgataatatgctcaaccctctcatgagagatgcccactacactagcaatatgtcgaatagtcaatcgtcgatcatccatcaacatatcgagcactggcgtgatgttttctggagtggttgctgttgaaggccttcctgagcgtgggtcatcatcaaggctttgtctgccatgcttaaattctgcagcccacttctttactgtggaaagtgaaggagcatcatctcctagagtggagaccatgtcagcatgtatctgtgttggggacatccctttcttttgcaagtacttgatgactgccctgtattccgttttgtccatttctgatgatttcagagggtaggtttaccaaaagagctgtagttgagataaaactattaatacgtttgtagttcttgtgtctatgattcactaaatgattgtcctcattgg
Proteins encoded:
- the LOC137293856 gene encoding galactose mutarotase-like isoform X2 is translated as MFTLTNKNNVVVRIINYGGTITEIWVPDKEGKVADICPGFDDIEGYQANPIYMGALIGRVADRIAGASFDLDGTTYNLNANDLQEAPNFLHGGTKGFDKMMWEASIDGSKLVLKYVSPDGEENFPGEVTAVVTYELDDDNGLTLEYTATTTKTTPINLTNHVYFNLAGHGAGAAELENHVGRVKADTYVPLNDFYIPTGEILKVTGQPHDMRTPTRIGDRLHDPKLGRGFTCNYNLQVTGNKEFAARFEHQGSGRYFECWTTEPALMFYTGYWLNNRGKGGAMYGRYSAFCLEAQHYPDSVHNPKFPNTILRPGETYRQSTTYRFGVL
- the LOC137293856 gene encoding galactose mutarotase-like isoform X1; amino-acid sequence: MSRITQDRYGQTRDGSEVTRFTLTNKNNVVVRIINYGGTITEIWVPDKEGKVADICPGFDDIEGYQANPIYMGALIGRVADRIAGASFDLDGTTYNLNANDLQEAPNFLHGGTKGFDKMMWEASIDGSKLVLKYVSPDGEENFPGEVTAVVTYELDDDNGLTLEYTATTTKTTPINLTNHVYFNLAGHGAGAAELENHVGRVKADTYVPLNDFYIPTGEILKVTGQPHDMRTPTRIGDRLHDPKLGRGFTCNYNLQVTGNKEFAARFEHQGSGRYFECWTTEPALMFYTGYWLNNRGKGGAMYGRYSAFCLEAQHYPDSVHNPKFPNTILRPGETYRQSTTYRFGVL